The Drechmeria coniospora strain ARSEF 6962 chromosome 02, whole genome shotgun sequence genome has a segment encoding these proteins:
- a CDS encoding sulfatase domain protein, whose product MVALFDDGRHRWRMDAYLSSPLRRAHGRAVDSIGRSCGGTFASVRFAARRVGLALAARSANRRFALAVAGVALLSAKSVHLYAHANAIPLADILRYGPSFVAQDAAVLIFLRLLLDSQLFAGVRWLGILLTTLATLVALVVLFLAAVSISFFVVAGSELHWRNIGVAGSSSNWTMLLTGLFSCSVTAAGILLLAWTLQDVCYHVASIALDILKSPFSLVLRRLPFHGGAKYEHVPQHEVDAEAEAEAEPKPADDDTADQPSPLTGRCIPLYVVVGLGMLVQLVTTLGRPDESSLRFMSWTLPLLPFVDFARSSPMLANLLPLHGTGIDRSWDVRTALADPIPLTWLPWEKPTPGFLDWHENKKHYRASEDPLKISNLDDGLLPALEGKLADVKIRHVMLIKLESTRKDVFPFKKGGIIWDKLSGSFKNHSLPDRAARRLATLTPNANFLTGDYDDGFEHGETKRRGGINFGNAHTTSTYTLKSLAGTLCGVTPLVADFNVEQAHHVYQPCLPHIFDALNNVRLGGDGGSGAHEANFTSFKWRSRFVQSVTDTYDKQDAEMPVLGYLKENVVTKEYLKSDAAKFGKVDAADINYYGMPEVVVEDYIRDAFASAKNNSERVFLTHLTSTTHHPFGMPEDEEYVPLADDNKYNDLSRYVNAVGYVDRWLGRILKLLEDEGVADETLLVLVGDHGLSVPENDGITPYYNANVGNFHVPLVVSHPKLPPMKIDDAVNSIEILPTILDMLVETGSLAPAERAAARDLVRNYEGQSLIRPLRKSSEATGQGAWQFTVMNPGRATLSVRDARRPGWRIIVPIVENNEWRFTDLAADPHEEHAILSFGFFAFLRAVEEKHGIEASKWAEEAAFVTRWWVDENARRWRYNQRN is encoded by the coding sequence ATGGTGGCCTTGtttgacgacggccggcaccggTGGCGGATGGATGCCTACTTGTCCTCGCCGCTGCGCCGCGCCCAtggccgcgccgtcgactccaTCGGCCGCAGCTGCGGAGGCACCTTTGCTTCGGTGCGCTTCGCCGCCAGAcgcgtcggcctcgctctcgccgctcGTTCGGCCAACCGTcgcttcgccctcgccgtcgccggcgtcgctcTCCTCAGCGCCAAGTCCGTTCACCTGTACGCTCACGCCAACGCCATTCCCCTCGCCGATATCCTGCGCTACGGGCCCTCCTTCGTTGCTCAagatgccgccgtcctcatcttcctccgtctcctgctTGACAGCCAGCTCTTCGCCGGCGTGCGATGGCTAGGAATCTTACTGACTACCTTGgccaccctcgtcgccctcgtcgtcctcttcctcgccgccgtgagcatctccttcttcgtcgtcgctggcTCCGAGCTTCACTGGCGGAACAttggcgtcgccggctcctCGTCCAACTGGACCATGCTCCTCACGGGCCTCTTCTCCTgctccgtcaccgccgccggcatcctgCTCCTCGCCTGGACCCTCCAGGACGTCTGCTACCACGTCGCCAGCATCGCCCTCGACATCCTCAAGTCGCCATTttccctcgtcctccgcaGGCTTCCCTtccacggcggcgccaagtacgagcacgtcCCGCAGCACGaagtcgacgccgaggccgaggccgaggccgagcccaagccggccgacgacgacacggccGACCAGCCTTCGCCCCTGACGGGCCGCTGCATCCCCCtctacgtcgtcgtcggcctcggcatgctcgtccagctcgtcaCCACCCTCGGCCGGCCCGACGAGAGCTCCCTGCGCTTCATGTCCTGGAccctgccgctgctgcccTTTGTCGACTTTGCCCGCTCCTCCCCGATGCTCGCGAACCTGCTGCCCCTgcacggcaccggcatcgacCGCAGCTGGGATGTGCGgaccgccctcgccgacccgATACCGCTGACCTGGCTCCCCTGggagaagccgacgccgggcTTTCTCGACTGGCACGAGAACAAGAAGCATTACCGCGCGTCGGAGGACCCCCTCAAGATAtccaacctcgacgacggcctgctgccgGCCCTCGAgggcaagctcgccgacgtcaagATCCGCCACGTGATGCTCATCAAGCTCGAGAGCACCCGCAAGGACGTCTTTCCCTTCAAGAAGGGCGGCATCATCTGGGACAAGCTCTCGGGCTCGTTCAAGAACCACTCGCTACCCGAccgggcggcgcggcggctcGCGACCCTCACGCCCAACGCCAACTTCCTCACGGGCgactacgacgacggcttcgagcACGGCGAGACCAAGCGACGCGGCGGCATCAACTTTGGCAACGCGCACACGACGAGCACCTACACGCTCAAGagcctcgccggcaccctcTGCGGCGTGAcgccgctcgtcgccgactttAACGTAGAGCAGGCCCACCACGTCTACCAGCCCTGCCTGCCGCACATCTTTGACGCGTTGAACAACGtgcgcctcggcggcgacggcggctcggGCGCCCACGAGGCCAACTTCACCTCGTTCAAGTGGCGCTCCCGGTTCGTGCAGTCCGTCACCGACACGTACGACAAGCAGGATGCCGAGATGCCCGTCCTCGGCTATCTCAAGGAGAACGTGGTGACCAAGGAGTACCTCAAGAGCGACGCGGCCAAGTTTGGCAaggtcgacgcggccgacatCAACTACTACGGCATGCCCGAGGTGGTGGTCGAGGACTACATCCGCGACGccttcgcctcggccaagaACAACTCGGAGCGCGTCTTCCTGACGCACCTGACGAGCACGACGCACCACCCCTTTGGCATgcccgaggacgaagagTACGTGCCGCTGGCGGACGACAACAAGTACAACGACCTGTCGCGCTACGTCAACGCCGTCGGCTACGTCGACCGCTGGCTCGGCCGCATCCTCAAGCTgctggaggacgagggcgtcgccgacgagacgctgctcgtcctcgtcggcgaccacGGCCTCTCGGTGCCGGAGAACGACGGCATCACGCCCTACTACAACGCCAACGTGGGAAACTTCCACGTGCCCCTCGTCGTGTCGCACCCCAAGCTGCCGCCGATGAagatcgacgacgccgtcaactCGATCGAGATCCTGCCGACCATCCTCGACATGCTCGTCGAGACGGGCTCGCTCGCGCCGGCggagcgggcggcggcgcgcgacCTCGTGCGCAACTACGAGGGCCAGTCCCTGATCCGGCCGCTGCGCAAGTCGTCGGAGGCGACGGGCCAGGGGGCCTGGCAGTTCACCGTCATGAATCCCGGCCGGGCCACACTCTCGGTGCGGGACGCCCGCCGTCCCGGCTGGCGCATCATCGTGCCCATCGTCGAGAACAACGAGTGGCGCTTcaccgacctcgccgccgacccgcACGAGGAGCACGCGATCCTGTCCTTTGGCTTCTTCGCCTTCCTGCGGGCGGTGGAGGAGAAgcacggcatcgaggcctcgaagtgggccgaggaggcggccttTGTGACTCGCTGGTGGGTGGACGAGAACgctcggcggtggcggtaCAACCAAAGAAACTAA
- a CDS encoding putative mitochondrial protein: MRGRDSTAADQSYLSPAPPTRPRAPRGGTSKQQPQQQVERMARLPASLMALVNAPFARAGPVAAPRAMADVYRAVADEASRSRLGAEPWLAISAADEKANSQTQAAATFTLNSPDALAVLFDVATSDGNRRLAGDRRRQREPGPEQARPQERARSRERKQAHHQAQGQLPTAELMREVGLKCISFNGIPRTINCLNAFHAHLPTDVAAQLGTRPSRQPTEENLDAVAARGRHLWDSIYAPFQDKLLAKLALAHPDLPVHILHSHYGPLLSDPPASDGASSSHLGRVLTSIVAIACLRAQTGVGPQVLSHLFGLRKAWEDGTWKDGPALDEEAVRWLAGDKGNEWILRSVDRIVDALAGGNSAASPKL; the protein is encoded by the exons ATGCGAGGCAGGGACTCGACAGCGGCGGACCAGTCATACCTTTCGCCGGCGCCACCAACGAGGCCAAGAGCACCAAGAGGAGGCACCAGcaagcagcagccgcagcaacAGGTGGAGAGGATGGCAAGGCTGCCGGCATCGCTCATGGCCCTCGTCAATGCTCCCTTTGCCCGTGCTGGGCCGGTGGCGGCGCCTcgggccatggccgacgtgTATcgggccgtggccgacgaagcGTCCCGGAGCAGGCTGGGGGCGGAACCGTGGCTCGCCATATCG GCGGCTGATGAGAAAGCAAATTCGCAAACGCAGGCAGCGGCGACCTTTACCCTCAACTCccccgacgccctcgccgtgctCTTCGATGTCGCAACGTCCGACGGGAATCGCCGTCTGGCCGgggaccgtcgtcggcagcgggaACCGGGGCCAGAGCAGGCCCGGCCGCAAGAGCGGGCGCGGTCGCGGGAGCGGAAACAAGCGCATCATCAAGCCCAGGGGCAGCtcccgacggccgagctgaTGCGTGAAGTCGGCCTCAAGTGCATCAGCTTCAACGGCATCCCCCGGACCATCAACTGCCTGAACGCGTTCCACGCCCACCTGCCCACCGATGTGGCCGCCCAACTCGGCACGCGCCCGTCGCGCCAGCCAACCGAGGAGAacctcgatgccgtcgccgcccgcggTCGCCACCTGTGGGACTCCATCTACGCGCCCTTCCAGGACAAGCTGCTGGCCAAGCTGGCCCTCGCCCACCCGGACCTGCCGGTGCACATCCTTCACAGCCACTACGGCCCGCTGCTGAGCGATCCGCCTGCCTCGGACGGAGCCTCCTCTTCGCACCTCGGGCGGGTGCTCAcgagcatcgtcgccatTGCCTGCTTGCGCGCCCAGACGGGCGTCGGACCTCAGGTGCTGTCGCACCTTTTCGGCCTGCGCAAGGCGTGGGAGGATGGCACGTGGAAGGACGGCCCGgccctggacgaggaggccgtgCGGTGGCTCGCGGGAGACAAAGGCAACGAGTGGATTCTCAGGAGCGTCgaccgcatcgtcgacgccctcgcggGCGGCAACTCGGCCGCATCACCCAAACTGTGA